From Paenibacillus sp. V4I7, one genomic window encodes:
- a CDS encoding YaaR family protein encodes MKINPGWQPIGKNVKVNENVPPPQMAPRNFSDIMQQQDEKFTQEQLSKMVQQITLQGDRLSRAMTVRELLQYKLLIKQFLEETARRGVNLRDTKGWDRRGRSKRYKLLEEIDLELLSLADELLENEQGRIEILHKIGEIRGMLINLLF; translated from the coding sequence TTGAAAATTAATCCGGGGTGGCAGCCCATCGGTAAGAACGTCAAAGTGAATGAGAACGTCCCGCCGCCACAGATGGCCCCCCGGAATTTCTCTGACATTATGCAGCAGCAGGATGAGAAATTTACGCAGGAGCAATTATCCAAGATGGTGCAGCAAATTACGCTGCAAGGCGATCGTCTGTCGCGGGCAATGACGGTGAGAGAACTTCTGCAATACAAGCTACTGATTAAGCAGTTTTTAGAGGAAACCGCTCGCCGTGGTGTCAATTTAAGAGATACGAAGGGTTGGGATCGTCGCGGCCGTTCGAAACGATATAAGCTTTTGGAAGAAATCGATCTAGAGCTGCTTTCCTTAGCAGATGAATTGCTAGAAAATGAGCAGGGTCGAATCGAAATTTTGCACAAAATCGGAGAAATCCGAGGGATGCTGATTAACTTGTTATTTTAA
- the tmk gene encoding dTMP kinase, whose translation MNGIFITFEGPDGAGKTTQLKKLAEELKKQGHDVLVTREPGGTAISDQIRSIILDPVNKEMVDQAEVLLYAASRAQHVHQLILPALAAGRIVLCDRFIDASVAYQAYGLGVDVDMVKAISRYASSGLQATRTYILDVPVEVSLARLHHRASGTGVNAQQLDRIEQKNVDYHSRVREGFHQIAADHPERIRVVNANRNEEEIAIEIRTDCNRLLEEHISG comes from the coding sequence GTGAACGGAATATTTATAACGTTTGAAGGGCCGGACGGCGCTGGGAAAACTACACAGCTTAAGAAATTGGCTGAGGAGCTTAAGAAACAAGGACATGATGTCCTCGTAACGAGAGAACCGGGCGGAACGGCAATCAGTGATCAAATCCGCAGTATTATTCTTGACCCTGTGAATAAGGAGATGGTGGATCAAGCGGAAGTATTGCTTTATGCAGCATCGAGAGCACAGCATGTACATCAGTTAATTCTTCCAGCACTCGCAGCTGGCAGAATTGTACTATGTGATCGTTTCATTGATGCAAGTGTCGCTTATCAGGCTTACGGGCTTGGCGTAGATGTAGATATGGTTAAAGCCATCTCGCGTTATGCCAGTTCAGGATTACAGGCTACCCGAACATACATCTTAGATGTGCCAGTAGAAGTAAGCTTGGCAAGACTTCACCATAGAGCATCGGGCACAGGCGTGAATGCCCAGCAGTTGGATCGCATTGAACAGAAAAATGTAGATTATCATAGCCGGGTTCGGGAAGGTTTTCATCAGATTGCAGCTGATCATCCTGAACGAATACGAGTTGTTAATGCAAACCGTAACGAAGAGGAGATTGCAATAGAGATAAGGACGGATTGTAATCGTTTGCTCGAGGAACATATTTCCGGCTAA
- a CDS encoding cyclic-di-AMP receptor, which produces MKLVVAVVQDKDSNRLSNALIKEGFRATKLASTGGFLRAGNTTFMIGTEDERVQEVMQVIRTNCKIREQLVTPVSPMGGTTDSYIPFPVEVQVGGAAVFVLPVERFEHY; this is translated from the coding sequence ATGAAACTAGTCGTAGCCGTTGTACAAGATAAGGACAGTAACCGTCTCTCAAATGCTTTAATTAAAGAAGGGTTTCGCGCTACGAAGCTGGCAAGTACCGGTGGATTTTTACGTGCGGGAAACACGACTTTTATGATTGGTACGGAAGATGAGAGGGTGCAAGAAGTCATGCAGGTCATTCGCACCAATTGCAAAATTCGGGAACAGCTTGTTACACCGGTTTCTCCAATGGGAGGAACGACGGATTCTTATATTCCATTTCCAGTGGAAGTTCAAGTGGGTGGAGCCGCAGTTTTCGTATTGCCAGTAGAGCGCTTCGAGCATTACTAG